The following DNA comes from Poecilia reticulata strain Guanapo linkage group LG5, Guppy_female_1.0+MT, whole genome shotgun sequence.
GTATTCGAGATGTCAAACACGCGTAAACGTTCGGACCAGCATAACCCACCCtgtgtttcttttcaaaaactcaaaatagaGAAACTCAACCTGTCCTGAAAGTACACTAAACAACTAAGCCCACAGGATAGCAGTGGAGACTGTgtgtgcttctgtgtgtgtgtgtgtgtgtacctgatGTCCATGCAGTGTATACAATAGCTTTCCCTCCACCAGGTCCAGTATTTTCATTGTGGAGTCGCTGGATGCAGTGATTAGGAAATTACCACCAGGATGGAAAGACAAACCGTTCACAGCACCACTGTGgactggaaaagacaaaacacactGATCTTATAGTGGAAAACGCACATTTACCaatgttgttttatgttaaatactTCCTAAAACATATGCTCATCTTCTTCTTGAAGAGATGgaatttctataataaaaacatgctggtGATCATCTCTAAAATATTATCAGGCTTCAGTCTGTGTAGATAAATCATCGTGCAAATTTAAGGACCTTCtcaaacttacagaaaacacaAGTTAACCATTTGAGACAAACGTCCACTGGTTAAAGAGGTTTGCATGTTCCCATTTCTATTTCCTCCCAAAAGTTATCTCTTCGTGTGAAATCAAGAATGAAGGGTAAACCTTTAAGAACAAATGTTCATGCTGTGTACAAACTAGTCTTTGTAcaagtgacatttttttaagagcagaaaaaaaagcacaaatattgtattttctcaAATATTCCAGCAGAACAGTTTTCAGTAACTATGCATCATTATTTTGAGGGTCTGGATGACTGAAGAGAAGGAAGTGGATagttatttgcagtttttattttgaagaatgaaaaatctgaacacGGATGTCAAAAATGACTAAACAAGTGGAGTGCAACGAGATTTCTGAAAGTACAAAACCTCTATCTCAACGAgaataatttacattaaaagatattttaaaaaatcagctaATCAGGAAagtattcacttttttttctttagctaaTTAAAACGGATTttataaaaagatacaaaacatTACTATGTATGGTTCGTCCTTAGTCCTAGTTACATATTGCAGCAGTGCATCTGTGGACTTAAACTAGCGATACAATCTTTAAAGATAAAATCAGGTATTTTACAGCaacagtttttctttactttgctCAAACACACATCAGCAGATTAGTCGTTTGGAAGCTCATGACTGCGGTGCATCACACTGCTTCAGCTACAGTTTAGACAGAAAACCTTGACATCCCAGTTGTAAACACACTAATGCATCAGAAAACAATTAGTTATCCTTCTGAATTAAAATCAcctcttgttttttaaatgtcttcatcTCACAAACAGCAAGAAGAAATCATGTAAAAGCTTTGGGTCCCCCTGCTGGATGAACGTTGCTAAGACTTAGAAACTTCTAACTGGAAACAACTAAACTGGAAGCTGAGATTAAATGGCTGCAAAGTGagaatgaaagagagagaggctgcATCCTTAAGAAGAGGTTCATTTAAGGACAGAAAACAAGACTTGCAACTCAATAACTAAAGAAGTAactcaataaatcaaaaagaaagTGTCTTTAGACGAGGTCTCAAGTATTCAAGGGTGGCTGTGGTTCCTAATCCCCACGAATGCAGGTGTGTCTACTGTACAGACCTAATCTTAACTATTTGTTATGTTATTTCAATGTATGTCATAAACACAAATCGTATttcatgaacaaaaatgtaaacacttaAGCGTAATAGCTATGAAACACTaggaatgaaaaaataaataaaataaaaaataaaaaacacagaaagatttcataaatattaGGACGTTTTAAAACTGTTCATAAAGCTAAAAACATGTCACAGCTGAGTGCAAACTGTTATTTCACTGAAACAGAAGATGGGTACTGAGGCTGATTTTACCTGGATAATGCTGAAGCATTTTGTGGGTTCTGATGTCCCAAATCTTAACAGAGGTATCAGTACTTGCTGCAGCAATGCATGTCCCACTGGGATGAAAGTCTACATAGCTTGCATAACTTCAAAGACAGAGGAAAACAGACATCAAAGGATCAGTTCAAAACACAAAGTGCAAGACGATGTTTTAGCTACTACTTTTAGTTTCTTCTTAAAAGTAAGAAGAAACTTACTTTTaggaagtaaaaaagaaaaaacatgttgatgaaCAAGTAAGAAACATGTTCATCAACATGTTTTCTCAAAGCTTCACACATTAATCATTCTAGTTTAAAGCCCTTACCCAGCATGCTCAGTAAAAGTATGAATGCATTCTCTAGTTTTCTTGTCCCacagttttatggttttatcGTCACTACATGATACAATCAAACCATCATCTGGagaaaacctgaaagaaaaaagaatcactTAAAAAATGTCCCTCAATAACTAGttggatgatttaaaaaaaaaattgataaaaataaactcattacAATTTTTGTATGGAAAATTATATTCAACTCCAACTAttgtatatgtgtgtgtcaTACTTAGCACAGCGGACCCAGTTCATGTGTTGGCTGAAAGAGAAGAGGAACTTCTGCCTGTGGACCGTCCACAGTTTGATGGTCTTGTCATCAGAGGATGTCAGCATAGTCTGTCCATCACAGGAGAAGTTAACACAGCGCACAGTGGCTGTGTGAGCCCTGAATACGGTTGAATCTGCcttcctgcacacacacatcactTAAATGTTAAGCAGTCCGGTGGGATCAGGGCTGTGTGTTCACAGCAGAAGATTCGCAATTATTAGAATTGCATCtctattcaaatgttttagttaaTCTGCAGCATTGTCCTCTGTGGCAGTTTCAGGTTGAACTTAAATAAAAGAGGAGTAACAGAATACAGAAAGTGATGGTTCATAAAATCTTACATGCTGGGCACCCAAAGACGCACAGTTTTGTCTCTAGAGGTGGAGGCCACCAGGTGGCCAGATGGAGAAAACTGAACACAAGTGACAGCTTCTTTGTGCCCATCAAAGCGATACGCTCGCATCTGAGGCTTCATGTTCCAGATCATCACACAAGAGTCCACAGAGCCCGTAGCTGGAGGAGGGGGAAGCACACTTGAGTGAGTTGCTCAAGAGCGCAGTGAACAGTGCAGACATAAAAATGATGAGAAATATGAATAAGGCAGTTACCAATCTGTTTCATGCTGCAGCTGAAGTCCACACTGGTCACAGTGTGCCGATGACCCTTAAAATGTCTCTCAAGGGTTGGATCCGACTATGTggagagagaaacacagaaatctACTGAGTGACaataaattaccaaaattaaatttgcatctaaaaaaaagttaaacagaaaatgattatttataaaCATACACTGATAAGAAATAGACATCAAGTTTGATATCATGAGAAACAAATTCTAAACAGATCACAAAATCTGATGGATTGAGTAGTGATGAAGAGCTTTCACTTAGTTGGAGGCATAGTGCTAATATCAAAACTgcacagaaacatttgaaacttTAATTTATGAGGACTTAAACTAACAGTCAGaacatggacatttttaaagtaaaataaataacagaaagagAAGAGCTTTTAatcattatattaaaaaaaagtgaagccaGATATTCATTTTGTAAATGATATGAACGGGGAGGTAAATCTAATTAAGTGAAGGTATTTTACTCTGAGTAAAATGACACATGCAAGTAAAATTCTCGAGTGAGAAATTACTTTATTACCATGCCATATAAAgtag
Coding sequences within:
- the poc1a gene encoding POC1 centriolar protein homolog A, giving the protein MTSALSDPTLERHFKGHRHTVTSVDFSCSMKQIATGSVDSCVMIWNMKPQMRAYRFDGHKEAVTCVQFSPSGHLVASTSRDKTVRLWVPSMKADSTVFRAHTATVRCVNFSCDGQTMLTSSDDKTIKLWTVHRQKFLFSFSQHMNWVRCAKFSPDDGLIVSCSDDKTIKLWDKKTRECIHTFTEHAGYASYVDFHPSGTCIAAASTDTSVKIWDIRTHKMLQHYPVHSGAVNGLSFHPGGNFLITASSDSTMKILDLVEGKLLYTLHGHQGAVTCVAFSRAGDYFSSGGSDEQVLVWKSNFDECIESSNRVKSQCKSAESSQSRPASSTTNLHFNSQPPVLNNQTFERAEHLNRPNTQTTARTLSFGHSDGHSRGSHSHAHRDAATGSPSTQQTQGSQRPAHQDKGLSDVSDGRVPSSLANTLEHIIGQLDVLTQTVSILEQRLTLTEDKLKECLENQMEIGLHLQNRDE